The following is a genomic window from Malus sylvestris chromosome 7, drMalSylv7.2, whole genome shotgun sequence.
acaaaatgagagcttgaacctatgtacttgtgtaaacccttcacaattaatgagaactcctttactccgtggacgtagccaatctgggtgaaccacgtacatcttgtgtttgcttccctgactctatccatttacatacttatccgcactagtgaccgaagcaatctagcgaatgtcacaaatttaacactttctgttgtaccaaagtccccactgattttgtgcatcaacaaaaacaaatgcatatCTATATATCATAATGgtgataatatttttcttttttaaagcaTAATTTGCAGGACTAAATGAGATTAACTATTTTGTAATAGTCGTGTGAGAGAAATCAACTTTTCTGTGTAGGCGCGAGGACCATTACATTCAGAAAACCCCATgccctattttttatttattaataaactaaaataaaagaaCTAGATATATAAGTGGGGTGATCGAACCAAAACCCTCAAGGAACAAACAATCAACAAAAACGAAAATAAGGATGCAATAAAATATCTTGAGCATGGGCATAGAAACACAAAAAGTTGATTACATTGCTAATGCACTTTTTAATAAAGATGGGTTTTGTGCTTGTGTAATTTATCTTTTATTAGATAGTGTATCACCAGTGTGATCATTTTTGTGTTTAAGTAGTATTACTCATTAATGGAATCTGATTTTAATTGGTAGTAGTCCACTGCACTGAGTGCTTATCATCATCAGATTAGGAAGAAAGAAGTGAAACCAGAAGACAAAGATCTCCTATAATTATGTAGTTTATTGAATAGTTAGCTTACTAGGTTATTTAAATAAGTCCATCGCATGAACCCAACCCTAGACTTTGGCCTTCTCATGGTTCATCCCATTAAATTAGCTGGCGATGTGCAAATTCGATTATATTATTAGGACACCTTGTGGACGATTTTGATACGTGAATAAAGAATATATTCTTTTGTATGTATATCTTAATTTAGatgtaagaccatctccaacccttgggataaaagccaaattttttagcccaaaaaatttagcttttagcccagaaacatcttttctgctccaacccttctaccctaaaattttagcccggaattattaaagaatgaaattagcctaaatttttttcttaaatcaattgtttttaaaaaaaataaatatgtagattattgtaaattaattttatgaacattttaatctaaaaaaatttaaattccgataaacatttcgcatttagcccggggggaaagctggggggtatttggcccagaaatagcatttggcatttagcctaaaattttagcatgggttggagagtgtttgggggagGGTAATTTGAAgagtaatttggcttttagcccatggttggagatggtctaagaggATATATCTTCGATTCTATGTAAGAATTGCTTTGATAAGTTTAATTGAAAGACGAGACAACTGCTTACGTAAGCAGATTTCATGAAATAGACAAATGATCATCTAGTTCAACCTGCATGGTGTGGTGTGCCATAAGGTCAAAAGGGGGGACACATATATTAGGTTGTAGTACAGAAGGGAAGATGGCGTGGAGGAGCCCATGCGTGAGCGTTTTGAAAAGCTTAATTTGAAGGCATTGTACCGACTCACACTCCAATTTCAATGAATCTGGGATTAGGTTAACTGGCTAGGGTAGAGAGTTTAATAAGTTTGAATTTTCCAATTTTATAGATTTGAGTAATTAAGGGTGGTTTGATAACATTtcttttctagttttttttactaaaaactCGTTTGATAACTACGTTCATATTTCAGGGATGAGTATCCTCTTCGGAttatctttgtgaggatcctagggatccacACATCTTAgatgttcatcgtatatcgtccGTCcaattttcgttaggtactatttgtgGAATCCGGATCCTcgtcggatcctctttgtgagaatccaggagatccgtgaatcgtgttcattcatcgtacatcgtgtggtcataaatcattttaaatatttttatttaaaattaaacacaaacaacacttgacaaaaactgaccgcatgacATACGATAAACAAACACAATTCACAGACCtaggatcctcaccaaaagaatCCGGATAGGATCCTGTTggctatttgtgtttaattttatatttaaaattcaaaataatttctgaccgcatgatgtacgataaacgttTAAGGATCCTcacaatttgaatttgaataggATCCAAATCCAGTTTTGAAAACTCAACAAAGTagctttcaattttcatttatttgaaAACTCTAAACTGAAAGTAATTAACAAAGAAGttaaaaacaaatgtgaaaaatgaaaacaaaatggttACCAAACCACTCATTAGAATATTgtcttgtaaaaaaaatataaaaaattcaagCCAACGGACAACTTGAAGTTAGTGacttttttgtgtgagtttgcAACAGTATGAAGGATAAATTTTTCAGTTTGTCAAAAAAAACACGGCTTGGTACATCAAGTGTCATGATACAATTGGATGAAGAAAAAAttcttcaagttttcaaccaattgtGCTATTACACTTAGTTTACCAAACTGTGTTACAGTGTTCCagacacactgaaaaatctctctagaATGAAGGGGGCTTACAGAAAACGAAAGGACCGTGGGCCTATTGGTACAGTATAACAAGTGATTTTTTAGTGAACACATCCTGATAACCAATAGTGTGTTATTACAATTTGttggaaatttaaaataaaataaaataaaataaaaaactccaATTGTAGTATGATTCATGAAACTTGGTCTATGTGGACAATATTTTGGGCACGCTCAAAATTTTCTGCAGCATAACAAAAAATGGACATTATTCAAATGTGTAACTTAAACTTAGCAATGGAGAAAATTCTCAATGTGTATATGCTCTGTTAATTTCCACTTTAGTTACCACTCTTCTTACCTCCTTTTATATTAATATCTTCACCTTTCCTAAAGCATATCATTAATTTTCTTGTTGAGGGTATCTTTGCTTCTCGAATCTTTGGCTTTACGATGAAGATCTAGTAAGTTTTGCTAGAAATAGCAAGAAGAAAACACAATACGACAAAAGATTAACTTTCCAAAAGGTCTGATTTGAACAAACGGATATCTATGACTTTTTCTTCACAAAGCTTtgctatatttatatatatatttgtcccGACTCTCTCAAAGCCAAAAGCGTATCAGTAAGAATGATCAAGGTCGGAGCAAACGGTTACAGTGGCAAACAATTTGGTGATACAACCAAAACCAAGATCTTTGTCGGAGGATTGCCGTGGGAGACTCGAGTTGGCACCATGAGACGCTATTTCGAGCAGTTCGGGGAGATCCTGGAAGCCGTTGTCATCACTGACAAGTTCACAGCAAGATCAAAAGGCTATGGTTTTGTAAGTTTACTGCTTGGTTTCTTATGTTATTGCTTTAGGTTAAAGTTTTATAGGTACGTATCGATACCGAATGAACGTCATGCACAAAGAATTTATGTTTTGAGTACTGCCGTTATTAGTTTTTAGATATATTGTTGGTTGTTGATTAGGTAACGTTCAAGGATCCAGAATCAGCTATGAGAGCTTGTGAAAACCCTAATCCTATCATCGATGGAAGGCGAGCTAATTGTAATCTTGCAGTCCTCGGTGCACAGAAGAATCGTCCAACCACTCCTCAGCCTCAACATGGTCTGTCTCTTCTTTAGTTTCTATGTTTTTTTGTGAGAAAAACTTCCATGCTCTAGGGATTTCGAGGCAACGGTATCTTAAGTCAATCACATATACTGTTAGCCCATTATGCAAGATAGTTAAAGCACGTCAAAGTGCATTATTGACTTGAAATATTGTCGCCCTAGCATTCTAGGTGGATCCAGGTGGACGTAAGTTTTTCATGAACTCTAGTCTGACCTAATCTGGTGTGTGTTAATCTTTCAGAAGTTGTTGAGGGAATGAAGAAAACCAGATCGTCATCCATACCTTTCATCAACACCTATTTCCATCACTACAACCCCCAATATGCATTAATCCCTTATTCGACTTACGGGTAAGAAGACATAATTAGTGAAAATTTAGGCACTTAATTTACCTAATTATCTTCTTAATTCTGATAATCCGATCCTCTTGGCTTTCAGATATCCAATTTACCAGCAAGACAATAACGTTGCATTAATGGTTAGTTTACTTGTGTTGTTTAATTCATCTAAGGATTAGACCGGTTGGTCATGGCATTGTGCCTGCCTCCAAAGTTCGAATTCCCGCCCCGCATCTGCACTAATAGATTCGTTTAAGCTGACAAGGACTTTAACATATGAAATGCAGAATTATAATTACACCGGATATGGTGGCTGGGGGCAACAGCAACACTACTATCCTTATCCTGGGGTGTACTATTATCCGTGTGTTCCAGTACAAGCACAACCTGGACATAATAGTCCAACAACATCCAATCCCAGACCCAAACTACAGAGCTTACCGCTTGCACTTCCTACAACTACAGTCACAGGTACTTACTCCAACTTTGGTCTCTACTCTAACTAGTCCAGTGCATTCTAGTTATATATCCAATGCCAGCACAACCCGTCGCCGGGAACCGCCAACAACTGCCTCCGATTCTGCGAAGAGCTCATCGACTAATGTACGGTTATAAGGTTGGGATAGAAAGGGCCAAAGAGATGCAATAATACATTCCCTGTTACAGACTCTGTTCTTTTAGCTACTTGATTCATTCATACATTTTTTCATTGTCAATAACCCAAAAGGGAGCTGATGACAAAATTTCGTAgatattttcagtttttgttttcaaatacgAGTTCTCTGTGGTCTAGTTGCCCCTTGAGGGCGTTGTTCGATGAAATTTGGAGTCAATGATCAAACCCGGATGGAAATTGTATGTCGTACGAGAATTAGAATAAAGGATATACGACCAGGTACAAGGCAAATTATCTCGACAAGAGGACAAGGAAAGTGACTTGTTAATTCTTAATGGATTACTTAATACTGTTAGGCAATTGTCTCACTTACGAAACCACTGCGGCGATATCATAAACCAATAATGCACTatcttttctttaaattttaatatttttgtgcGTTATTAGTTTCGAACACTGCCACAGTGGCCTCCCAAGTGTAGGTTAGTCTCTCCCACAAAACCTACCTCCATAGCAAGTATGTGGGAAGATATTTGGGATCAGGGATCTCAAATGTCAACCCAACTCTTAACAACTCGAAAGCCAAATGTGGGTGAGATTAGAATGCCAAAAGAGCACCTAGAAAAGTTACGACCGGCGAGCTCTTACGAGTTTCCGGTCGTGAGAAGCATCATAAGCATTTGAGAATTTCAGGACTATGCCTCTAGATTTCATaacaaagtaaaaattaaaCCATTAAACTCCTCAGAAATCCATCCAACTCTACAAGTTTGAAATAAACCCACAGATAACCCCGTGTAGCTCCCAACGATACCTTAACAGTAACCTAGACAAAAGCACAGATAAACACGATATGCCGAAATACAAGTCTCTGTGTATGCTTACGGTTGATATATCTATCAGCAGCAGATTAGTCAAGGAAACATGCAAAGGTGGTTCACTGCGATGGAGAACGAGGGGTACGGGGTCGAACTGGTGTCTTTGAGGGGCTTACCCTGCATGCATAATACATAAGAATGAATAGGATGTCCAAAGTAAATTGCTgctaaaagaaaatttgaggTGTGGGAGGTGGGGGATGTTGTGAGGAGATGTAACTTGTAAGCTAAACATTCTGCCAAACTGACCTTATCGGTAGCGATCCCAAAACCACACCACTACAGTTAAGAGCTGCAATTGCGCTTTCAGCCTGCGAGAGTGAAAACACAGAGCACAACAGAAAGTATGAGTAGACTAATAGACAACCTTCAATCTAACCGCACTTCTTTAAACAACAGAAGGACCATTTCCTTgttcaaaataatttatgatctTCAAAATAGTTCACcaattaaatcaaaatattattggtgacggtgattttgaacatatatatgtgCAACAACAGACCACATCAATGATTTGCAATCAATTTGGTGTTAGCCATGCCCATACAACTCCATTTCAGCATGTTTGGAGAGCAGATCGGATATGCATACACGCTCACAAAGCACAGAACAGAGTGAGGCCGATGAGTGCTAAAAAATCCAACTTACATATAGAAGGGCCACTAGATACTTACCACAGtaaattcaacaaaagcaaTACGAGTGGAGTGCTGATAGTCTCCAAGCAGCCTCAGGCGCTGAACCTACACGAGCCAGAAAAAAGTCCATACGATAAGATTGCAATTTTAGAACAAGAAGTAATCAAAATTTGTCACAGAAAGAACTACCAACCTCTCCACAAAGTGATTCAAAAAAGAGTTTGACATCAGCTTGAGTAACCTGCACgagtaaacaaataaaatcaggAAAAGGCACACCAGTTCTGGTCCTAGAACCCTAACGAGACTGGAAAGTTGAAATTACCTTCTTGTCAATATTCGTACAGTAAATAGTCCTTGAGCACATCTCACGCTCATCCTCAGACTAAATCATATAAACAGAAGAAACCCAAGTAAGAACAGGTAAAATCAGtgcaattcaatgaatcacTTTTTAACACTCTTGGCAAAAATGTTGATGACAAGCGGTAAAATATGGTCCTCACCCTTGGCAAAAATGTTGGGTTAACCGGTGCAATTGCAGTTTTTGAAGGCAGCACCCTTACTGGGTAATAGCCAAGCATGGTTCCTGACAGAGTTAGAGCATTCCTTGCACCGTCTGCAAGGGTGGATAAAAAAGTTGATTCAGCACATCGAAATCATAACAAGACCCAGACTTATCAATGAACTAAAGTATGTCAGCTTTTGATATTACCTTCATCTGTGAACTCAATGAAGGCAAATCGAAGAATCGAATTTGGATCACCGCAGACACGACAGTCCACAACCTTTAGGAAGGAAAATTCAGATTATAATCCACCATTCTAGCATTATCTATGTTGAACCAGTACAAACAAGAAAACGAAAAACTTGGTTACCTGTCCACAGCCAAGAAAAAGAGCAGCCAGGTTCTCTTCAGTAACCTGATACAGAGTAAATTGAGTGTCAGTCATACAAAGATTAACATTGGCtgcataaaattttaaaaatgtggCAACAAACTACAATGCAACTATTACCTGTTGATCAATGTCAGATACATACACAGTCCTCCTAATCATCTCCTCCCTCTGAGCCAAATTCAATTTGTAATAGTTCTTACGCCGACCTTGACTATAACCATTCTTCTTCTGCAGAcgaagaaaaaggaaacaaacaaTAAGCAAAgcacaaataaacaaaaattggtAGTTGATCAATGAAATTTCTAGATAACTAAAAGtcgaaaaagaataaaaaatttcatatgAACCATCATCAAACACAAGGAAAAACAACCAGACAAAGGGAAAACAACACCACTTTGTTGGTCAATTAATTTCctgcattttctcagcaaccaaacagaaaaatttaaactttggtaaggaaatggaagaacctCACATACCTTCCTACCCATTAGTCCATTGGCATTGCCAGAGTTACTGTGCATTACAAAACCATTAGTATATCCATACCCACCAGCAAAATCGAAGCCGCCGTTGTTGTTGACAAGGGAAGGAGGCACAAACTCCTCAGCCATGGGATTCAACTTAGACAACAAGTCCGCCAAATCTCTCATATCACGGTTGTAATTCTCATCGCCTTCGCCATTCAACCTCTGATCAATCACATAACCATCAGACTTGGCCTCCTCCGTCTGATGGTTATCGACCCCCCCATTGGAATCAAACCCATTTGGGGTCTGACCCGATGGAGCTTTGTGATTGTTAGTGGCGACTGAGAAAGTTGTCACTTTCTCCTGCTCCTGAAACTTCCCCTCGACACTCTGATCGTCTCCGTTGGACTGTACATTGGACTCAGCACTCAGAGCAACAGAGGAATCGACTCTGGGTTTTGGGTTTCCGAGATCGTTCTGTGCATTCGGGTCCGACGACACTGCTGTGTTGTCGAAATTTGGTGCATTCTCAGCAACCGCCATGATCAAAGAACAGCAACCCCTTTATTCGATTCAAAGACTGGATTTTTAGACTTCTCGAAAATTTATCACACCAACAAAGACTAAATTGGATTTCTGCAAAATTGTTACCCAACACTACTGgtcataaaaaatttaaaaaaaaatttaacacctACGAAGAACAAAATTGAATTTGTAAACAGACCCAGATGATGAATTTCACAGGAAAAACTTACCCGGATTTTTCTAGTCCAACTCCATTGAAATGAAATCAAACCCACCTCAAGATCGCTTAAGTACAAGAGATTAAAAAGGCAAAAGCAACAAAAAGGGCAAAAAAAGCCTGCAAATTTGATAAGGAAATGGGTAATAAAAAACAGAGcactaccttttttttttttttctttcttcttattccCTCTTATTTATATTAAAAGATTATAAATTTCAGTGACGATGAAAGACTCGAGAGCGAGGGAGCAGAGAGAGGAATAAAGGGTGTTTGTTTTTGGTGCTTGGGATCGTCCGTTTTACGCAGAGGAGAGAGAGCGAAAGGGCACTGCCTTTTTGGACCTTCTCTTCTCTCACAACGTACCAaaatgttgatgatgatgatgatgcaaAAATTTAgatgatttggaaagaaaaatacccaCCAACCCaattaacttttattttttttaatttccacaaTAACCCATGTGTTTTCTTTTCCACACTTTCCCATTTATTTATACACAATtaaatatgtaaaaaatatataatattatatagATAATGACATGCATCGAACATGTGTGACCTACATCCATGCGTTGAGATGGATTAGGGATAGCATATATGGAAATAAATTAAGTAGGGTTCATTTTACTTACCATATCAATAAAGTTTTGGATATGCATCCATCCCCACAATGTTTTTTGCATTTTTCTGgtcagaaaaataatttttttagtgaGGTTGTTTGTCACGTTATAATCCAAAATAAGTTGTCgactttaaatttaaattgcATCAACAATAAGTTTTAACCCGCTAAGTAGAGTTGGTCGTATGAATCCTAAAATACTAGTACGCTTGATTTTCTATATGCCTTTCCAACGAAATATTTAGCGCAAAATAGAGCCTACTAGTGTTCTAAAATTTATATAATGGACCGACTCAACCCCACTTATGATATAGtgctttgttattgttgttggtgCAATTTAAATTTCAAGTCAACAACTTCTTTTCGATTATAACTAAAAACCTCactcaaaaaaattattttttctgaccagaaaaatgcaaaaaaaaaatttccaaataaagaaataaaaacgtAATTCCCATTTGGGGCGGTGatacaattttatttatttagaagttatttaattattatgttTTAAGCATCTCACAAAAGTATAATTGTTTTATTTAcgaaaaaaaatggagaaatcGAATACAGAAGCATGTTGGAGTTTTTTATGCTTGAAAGTTGAACGTTGACGAAGGAGGCATATGATTtgctttggtttttgttttcgtaggtgtttggtttttgttttcgtAGGTGATCAAAACAAACTTTGGATTGTtatctgttttatttttttggaatagaaaacaaatgaaaatttgaCCATGTCGCCTACCAATTTAAGTATTAGTTTTTCTGTTGTTGGAATTTAAAGTAGGGTAATAATATCTACATATCTATTTTTATTTCGTacatattttcttaattttttatcgTTGGATCTAATGAATAGAAAATTATCAATGGATAAAAATTAACGATAGTGTGAGAATAACACTTTCTTTTAAAGCATAGTTAACAAAGAAACCAATCCAGCTACAAATTATACGAGCTGTATAGTTAAAATAGGAACAAATAGTCGAACCTAGGATTTCGAACGTGTGAGTAAGTAGAACAATTGAGCTATAAATCTTTACCTAATTAGTTTATTTATCACAATTTTTGTGCATGTAAGTGTgtataatataataaataaacaataacTACTATTGCTTAATTCAATTTCACAATTTTTCCAGACCAAAAAAAGAAGGATGATAAGATATAGTGGTTATGTTTGGGTATGGGAGTTCCAAGCCTCCACGCATGGAGATCAACTAATTAAGAAATGGACTATAAAATGTTAGATAAAGGAGATTAATCTCTCTCATGTCTTTGTTATGCTCATGGAGAGCATTTGTAATCCCCAATATCGAACAAATTATAGTTCATTTTTTCATAATTTGGTCTATCCTTCTTGGAATTTGGGAAATCTCTTATCCAAACATATGGGACGGTACCTGGACAAGCACTA
Proteins encoded in this region:
- the LOC126629865 gene encoding probable RNA-binding protein ARP1, with the translated sequence MIKVGANGYSGKQFGDTTKTKIFVGGLPWETRVGTMRRYFEQFGEILEAVVITDKFTARSKGYGFVTFKDPESAMRACENPNPIIDGRRANCNLAVLGAQKNRPTTPQPQHEVVEGMKKTRSSSIPFINTYFHHYNPQYALIPYSTYGYPIYQQDNNVALMNYNYTGYGGWGQQQHYYPYPGVYYYPCVPVQAQPGHNSPTTSNPRPKLQSLPLALPTTTVTGTYSNFGLYSN
- the LOC126629864 gene encoding polyadenylate-binding protein-interacting protein 11-like — protein: MAVAENAPNFDNTAVSSDPNAQNDLGNPKPRVDSSVALSAESNVQSNGDDQSVEGKFQEQEKVTTFSVATNNHKAPSGQTPNGFDSNGGVDNHQTEEAKSDGYVIDQRLNGEGDENYNRDMRDLADLLSKLNPMAEEFVPPSLVNNNGGFDFAGGYGYTNGFVMHSNSGNANGLMGRKKKNGYSQGRRKNYYKLNLAQREEMIRRTVYVSDIDQQVTEENLAALFLGCGQVVDCRVCGDPNSILRFAFIEFTDEDGARNALTLSGTMLGYYPVRVLPSKTAIAPVNPTFLPRSEDEREMCSRTIYCTNIDKKVTQADVKLFFESLCGEVQRLRLLGDYQHSTRIAFVEFTVAESAIAALNCSGVVLGSLPIRVSPSKTPVRPRTPRSPSQ